A genomic segment from Chitinophaga niabensis encodes:
- a CDS encoding RNA polymerase sigma factor — protein sequence MMEETAFLQQIDQHQGIIHKICRLYRDSPEDREDLFQEIVFQLWKTKHTFQGKAKFSSWMYRVALSTAMATFRKKKPAIIYTPELPDIPQTEDEDQQRQQLLAALKQLDDADKALMALYLDDLSYEEIAEIAGISENYVGVKLTRIRNRIIKILGTWTH from the coding sequence ATGATGGAGGAAACAGCATTTTTACAGCAGATAGACCAGCATCAGGGGATCATTCATAAGATCTGCCGGCTTTACCGGGATAGCCCGGAAGACCGGGAAGACCTTTTCCAGGAAATAGTATTTCAGCTATGGAAAACAAAACACACTTTCCAGGGAAAAGCAAAGTTCAGCTCCTGGATGTACAGGGTAGCCCTGAGTACTGCCATGGCTACTTTTCGTAAAAAGAAACCCGCCATCATTTACACGCCGGAACTGCCGGACATCCCGCAAACGGAAGATGAAGACCAGCAACGCCAGCAATTACTTGCGGCGCTGAAACAGCTGGATGATGCAGATAAAGCCCTCATGGCTTTATACCTGGATGATCTGAGCTACGAGGAAATAGCAGAGATCGCCGGCATCAGCGAAAATTACGTAGGGGTGAAACTAACCCGTATCAGGAACAGGATCATTAAAATCTTAGGAACATGGACCCATTAA
- a CDS encoding putative sensor domain DACNV-containing protein, with product MELTHESTYQAATKVCGTVAAHFDKHLACAAKNGEEELATAPSEKAIEIIIDVAFWASLRKEEGYVTRISLAFLQPEQAGKPLLFERRIPLTAKALTKLAPGVERPGVHVGIWHDEDGLYIWGTTIKLPNYCFVLDVSEPGLLVIKHRRLSGLGKFTNVAMLKGDQVRVVNEDIGQQPDSPEILTNLLGLNASVVWNEPVNVLIQMAVSMRAHKRGGILLVVPSAHDNWRESIIHPLQYPVSPSFSGVADLIRKDGNIVSEIYWQNALRREVENVTGLTAVDGATVINDEHELIAFGAKITRANRSTPVELIRMSEPVMGGNTMILHPSAIGGTRHLSAAQFIHDQRDALALVASQDGNFTVFSWSPEVEMVQAHRIDILLL from the coding sequence ATGGAATTGACGCATGAATCAACCTACCAGGCAGCCACAAAGGTATGCGGCACTGTTGCCGCTCATTTCGATAAACACCTGGCCTGCGCTGCAAAAAACGGTGAAGAAGAACTGGCCACTGCCCCTTCCGAAAAAGCAATAGAGATCATCATCGATGTTGCTTTCTGGGCCAGCCTGCGCAAGGAAGAAGGTTATGTGACCCGTATTTCCCTCGCTTTCCTGCAACCGGAACAGGCAGGCAAACCCCTGCTGTTTGAACGCCGCATTCCACTCACCGCCAAAGCATTAACCAAACTGGCCCCAGGCGTAGAACGGCCGGGGGTGCATGTAGGCATCTGGCATGATGAAGATGGATTGTATATCTGGGGCACAACGATCAAATTGCCTAATTATTGTTTTGTACTGGATGTTTCTGAACCCGGATTACTGGTGATCAAACACCGCCGTCTTTCCGGACTGGGAAAATTCACCAATGTGGCTATGCTGAAGGGCGACCAGGTGCGGGTGGTGAATGAGGATATAGGCCAGCAGCCGGACAGTCCTGAGATCCTTACTAACCTGCTGGGGCTGAATGCCTCTGTGGTATGGAATGAACCCGTGAATGTGCTTATACAGATGGCAGTTTCCATGCGTGCGCATAAACGTGGCGGTATTCTGCTGGTGGTGCCATCTGCGCACGATAACTGGCGGGAATCTATCATTCATCCCCTTCAATACCCCGTATCCCCTTCATTTTCCGGTGTGGCAGACCTGATCCGCAAAGACGGGAATATTGTGAGTGAAATATACTGGCAGAATGCGCTGCGGCGGGAAGTGGAAAATGTAACAGGGCTTACAGCTGTAGATGGCGCCACAGTGATCAACGATGAGCATGAATTAATAGCCTTCGGCGCAAAGATCACGCGCGCTAACCGCTCTACCCCGGTAGAATTGATCCGTATGTCTGAACCGGTGATGGGGGGCAACACCATGATCTTACATCCTTCCGCTATAGGCGGCACACGTCATCTTTCTGCGGCCCAGTTTATTCATGATCAAAGAGATGCATTGGCATTGGTAGCCAGCCAGGACGGCAATTTCACGGTATTTTCCTGGTCTCCGGAAGTGGAAATGGTACAGGCCCATCGCATTGATATCCTGCTTTTGTAA